The stretch of DNA AGAAGACAGGGAAGGAGTCACACAAATGTTTTGGAGGTAAGTACCTCTTTTGGGATAacctctctctttgtctcctggGCAGCTTTGGCTAGGGCTATGCTTTCTGGAAGAAGCACTACTCTGCAAGTAGATTTCCAGAACTTGGGCATTAAGTAGTTACACACTGTACCCAAGGGCATCTTATCTTCCAAAATGTTGCACTTTGCCAAATGCAGGGGGAAACTGCTGAAATCTGTTCAAGTTGTCATGACAGACAGGACCATATGGAAAGTGATGGAAGAATTCCTCCTTAGACTATAATTGGGCAGAAACACTGCCTTCTATTCAGCTATGGTATGTGTATGGCCTACAGTGCTTGAGGCGGTGTTCAGGGTTTATTGTATAAGCCTCTAAGCAACATTAAAATGGgactttaaaaatactgtttgcctgaagaagaaaattacattttattttattttattcatagtttcagATTCCTTAATTCCTGAGTATATAATGTGTATACAAGTTGATGATACGAAAAAAAGAAAACCGGGATACGGTTATATGATTTATTTATGGTCTTGTAGGTGAAATTGCCTAGTAGTTGTGTTGCTACCTTCTAGCTGAGCATCAGGGTGCCATGGAAAGTATTTGAGCATGGAGGTCAGCAAGGCTCTGTAGTAGCATAAGGGTTCAAGTTCAGCCTCTGGAGCAaaactgcctgggtttgaattctgatCCATAATTCcttaacatctctgtgcctcagctttccTGTCTATAAAGTCGCTATATTAATTGTACCTAACTCATCAAGATTATTAtgagagtaaaataaattaatatacacatttaaaagtaCTTCAAATAGTGCTTAGtcataattgttattttttaatgtttattatcaTGAAGAATCTAGGATTTTGTGCCATTAAGCACAAAAGATTATTTGTAATGAAAAAGTCGATCACAAATTTGGCAAATTctctatttattcttttcttcccttcttgtctccctttctctgtttctttctcctgccttttctcttttgctctctttACCCTGTGCTCTGGCTTCTTATCTGCATTGCGACACTTGATACTTCCAGTCTTTCCCTACGTTGTATTTTTTAATGGCAATGATGTGGGCAGATCCAAGTTGTCATGGGGAGACCGGCAGGGCTGTGCTGTCCACCTCTCAAGTATGAGAAGGTAAATGCTTCAGTTGTTAGAGACTCCCACTCCATACCTACCCCACGCCtaacagaggaagaaacattttTCTGTGTGGGGGTGGCTTTCATGTTGGAAGGAGATGTTGACGGTGTTATTTTTGTTCCCCACAAATGTGGATGTTTAAAATAGTGCTTTATTCAATCGGCATAAGTGACACATAGACTATGTATAGTGGTGGAACTGGTCCTGGCAGGTGACGAGGGCCAGATCTCACCAAAACCAAGAGTCGTGGTTCTCCACTGATAACACCCAAGGGATCTTTCCTGAGGATGGTCAGCACAGAACCCCCATCATGGGCTGCCTGGCAAATTCACTCACACAACCACTGAACTGTTTGAAATGGATGTACCTCAGAGCCAGTGAACTAGGACTTTGGCTTTGTTTCTATGGGGCATGCCAGCGGGTCACATTTCCTCTCTGAACCTCCCTCCAAGAAGCACTGTACTCAGAAGGGTAAGTGTGTCCGTTGTTCTTTCGTGCCTATTGACTTCGTGCCCTGCGGGTCTGGAGCTCAGCCAGCGTAACTGAATCAGGAGGCTGCGGCTCAGGCTATATTTAATTGGAGGTTTATTGTCTTCGCATGGGTTTAGAAGTTTAGGGAACGTTTTCTGAGATTGATGGGTTATTGTTGAGTTGAAGTAGTGTCAATTTTGACCCCATGTGCTCCTTTTTTAGTGATTGTATCTAAAAGTTTAAAGccttatgttttcagtttttgaaaactGCCCTTTTGTTCTTCAAGTCAGCCGCGTGAGCATTCTAGAAGGGACTCTTCCTATTTTGAAACAAATGGATTATGTTTCATGGAGTGTAACTGTGGGAAAAAGAGgatgaaatgttttattcttgTGAAAAGTTTCATTACTAAAACTCATCTGATTTgaattgaaagagaagaaaatgcctAGCTTTTGAGGCAAATGTAAAGCTTACCATATGTCCAAGGGGGATTTTGAAATCGTTCTAGATTTTCCTTAAGTGGATTTAAAATACAAtgcagaatttggattttatttgggaatgaaggggaaaaaccATTTAATCAGACTTAGGAGTGAAGGTGGCAGTGACTAAAGGATCATTCACACTAATTAGACATGATTATAACAGATGACATAGAACATTTGGTTGATTTGAATTAGAACCCACATGCCCCATCTACCTTCaaccttctcttttcattttagagtCTCCTCTGTACCTTCCAGTGTGGTTTCACTCTGACTAGGGAGCAGacactaaaaatatttctggaatgaCGTGACCCACTCTCGCCCCATCCAGGAAAGAGACAAGGCTTCACAAGAAACAACACatactttcctttcatttccgAGAGTCCCAGGGTCGACCTACAGATGTTGCTCCTTCCATGGCCAATGGCATTTGGACTCCAAGCTGCCAATGGTGCCAGGCAAACAACTGGACAGGACAGCTCAGCTACAGGAAGGTGGCCACAGTCTCGGCCAGAGCAGCAGCCCCCAACCCACAGACCACCTCTGCCACCCCATCCAGGAGCCTTCCCACTTCCCTCAGGCTTGCCCAGGCCCCGCCACAGGGGCTGAAGAACTGGGAGGTGGTGATAGCACAGAAAGTGGTGTCTACAGCCTTGGGGACAGTCCAGGCACATAGGACCCTGCTTCGGGCAACTCTGCAGCCCCTTCAGCACAAGGGAGGGACCCACGACAGCCCCAGCACTCACCACTGTCTCTTCCTGTCACTGATACCTAGGCAAGGGCTCAGAATGGAAGCCACCACTCCTGAGCTGAATCTACAGGCAAGACTGAAGGAGGTGGGGGACGGGTTGAGTACAGCTCAAGATAGCCAGGAGCTaaagcagcagctgcagccactGCCCAAGTCACCAGCCTCCTCCCAGCAAGAAGCAAAATATGTGGAGATGTGCACTTCAGCTGGAGTCCAGAGGGAGAGTCCGCAGACCATGAAACGGACTTTGGAGTGCTCACCTGGGGATCAAAGGGCCTCTAGGAATCCTAAGGAGGAAGCCCAAGATGAACCCAGAAGTCAAGAGAGCAAGGCTCCAACCCCCCAGAAGAATCCTGCCTCCTCGGAACTCACCGGATCCCAGATCTGCAGCACTGAAGAGGGCAGCACcgtctcctcctcttcttcctcctcctcctccccggtgGGCAAAGCAGAAGGTGGCCTTTCCAAGCTGGATGGACCCACCATATCAACAGGGGCTCTGACCACCTCGTCTTCATCTCTAGGCTTTGAGAGTGACAGTGGTGAGAGTGCAGTGACCTGCCAGCcccggggaggagagggagggaaagcgacaggaggaggagggggagaagatgGAACAGAGTGCAGGGACATTATTGCCAAGTCTCAGGGAAGTAGGGGCCCCCCCCAAAACCGAGCAGGCTCACTACATCACCACTCACGAGATCCAGCTGAGTGAGGTGGAGCAGGACATGGATTTCGACGTGGGGCTGGCCTCCCGCTGGGATTTCGAGGACAACAACGTGATCTACTCATTCGTGGACTATGCCTCCTTTGGTGGCAGTGATGAGACCCCGGGGGATATCACCACCCCAACCGAAGAGGAGGACAACAGCTGCTACCTCAGCACTACTCCCAGCACCAATGCCACCCGGACGCCGAGCCCCTCCAGCAGTGACCCTCCCCGCCCCAGCGCAGGCAGTAGTGGTCGTGACACCAGCAGCACGGAAGTGGGCAGTGACCCTACTGACAGtggccccactcccccacccactgGGCCTGGCACTGCCACTCGGCCTGAGCCCTTGCCGGAGCCCCCGGAGGCAGCTTCAGGGGCAGCAGCCGCAGCAAGCAGCTGTGGGAGTGCAGCAAGCCAGATCCTCCTATCAATCAAACCGACTTCCCGGGCTATAAATGAGCCTAGCAACGTGCGTGCAAAGCAAAACATTATTTATGCTGCCAAGCATGAAAGCGACATGAGCCTCCGAGTCTCTACGGCTGCTGAACACAATTCAAGTTCACTGAAGCAAGACCCGGCTGCAGCCGTGGCTCAGGACCATGCAAAGAAATTCATTGCTGTCCCTGCTCGCCTGCAAACACGGTGTGGGGCCATCCGGGCTAAAGAGCTGGTGGACTATTCCAGCGGGGCCTCCAGCGCCGTGAGTGAACTGGACGATGCGGACAAAGAGGTTCGTAATCTGACCTCCCGCGCTTTCCGGAGCCTCGCTTACCCCTACTTTGAGGCTCTGAACATCAGCTCCCGGGAGTCCTCCACACTTTCCGAAGTTGGCTTTGGGCGTTGGTCGACCTTCCTAGACCTAAAATGTGGGGGTGTTGGAGCCAGAGTGGAACAGAGCCTGCTCCGGAGCAGTGCAGCCGCGGTGGCTGCAAGTCTTAGGAAGGATGGTGGTGCCAGGACAGCCGCAGACCAGCTCTACATCCACTCCAGGAAGTCCCAGACCAAGGCCTTGGAGTTTGTCGTCAGCAAGGTCGAAGGGGAAATCAAGCATGTGGAGACACCTCTGTGTTTCCAGAAGCAGGTCCAGACAGGCTCACGCGTGGTCACCCTTCTGGAGCCTCTGAATTTACGCAGTGAAAGCAAAGCCAGCTCAAccactgggccctgcagggccaCCAGAGGCTCCAGCAAGGGCCCCGGGTCTGTGTGCACAGATGACGGCTCAGAGACCTCTGAGAGCAGCAAGCCTGCCACCCGTGCGGAGGGCTCCCAGAAGAAGTCCAAGTTTGCTTCCAGTCTGCTCAAAAATGTCATCTCCAAGAAGATGCAGCGTGAACAGGAGTTCAAAATGGAGAGGGGAGAAGTCACTGACACATCCCATAACCTCTCCAGCACCTCCAAGGAGCCAGAGGGCGCCCCTGCCTCCGCGggtgagaagcagagggagaggggcctgCAGAGGCAGGGCTCTCGCCACTCAGAGGCTGGCTCGGAATACACTGTGCTCAGTGTGTCTGATGCAGGTGCCGAGGGGTCCGTGGTGGGGTCCAAGTCTCCAGTTTTCAAAGCCAGTGCTCCTCGGGAGAGCAACGCTGGCTCCGGCCGAACTTTTCCTGATGGCCACACAGAGGAAGTATGTGAGATTAAAAAGAGTGCATCAGAGACTGTCAAGGGCATCTTCCTCCGTAGTCAGAACAGTGCATTCCGGtcctggaaggagaaagaagccGAGAAGCGGGAAGAAAAAGCCCCCATTGGGAAGCTTCAGCTCCCCAAGGAGAGTGACTGGAGGGCTGATCTTGGGGAGATCTCTGCCAGCAAGTCCACCATCATGTCACGTCTATTTGTCCCCAACATCCAGCAGACACCCAAGGACAAGCAGCCAGAGAAACAGGCCACCAAGTACCCTGCTGCTCAGGCCACCTCCACCGCAGTGATTAAGGCCAAGGCTCCGGAAATCAAGATCCGGCTGGGGAGTGTGCAGCAGCCAAGCTCAGACTTCAACATTGCCAAGCTGCTCACGCCCAAGCTGACCAGTGGCAGCTCCTCTAACCTTCTCAAGACCATTGAGGACAACACCAGGGTGCAACAGAAACTCTTCCGGGGGGACAACATGGAAAAAGCGCCCCAATTCCAGGTGAGAGACGTCAGAGACAAGTCTAAGGCTCAGGCCCCTCTCCACCAGGTGAGAGATGTCAGGAAACTAATCAAAGGGTCAGGCGATAGCAGCGACAAGGGCAGTGTTACCCCGGAGCAGGGGCTGACCGGGCCCAAACCCAGGCAGCTGGCTGCTGCAGCTGGCGGATCCAGATCCCTGTCCCCCATGGTGATTACATGCCAGGCAGTGCTGAACCAGAGGGAAGACAGCATGGACCGAGATCTGAGGGAGAGCATGGGCAAAGGTGGCAGCAGCAACAGCTTGAATGCCTCCTCGCCAGAAGGGACGGTCTTGGTTCACAGGGCATCTGGCAGGCTGCCGGTGGCCACCATTGCCCCCAATAAGCCTGAGCAGGGCTCATACCTGCCCGTGCTCAAGATTGTCTCCAAGGCTTCTGCTCAGAAGACCCCAGAGAAGGCCAAAGACGAGGAGGAAGGGCCAGACCCGAAGCCATCTCGGAATGCCCTGGAGAAGCTGACTGCTGCAGTGAGGTCCATGGAAGAACTGTACAGCTTCAACAGGAATGAGTGGAAGCGCAAAAGCGACCCCTTGCCAGTGATGACGGACAGCCATGTCCTGTCCCTCATTGCtagtgaagagagagaagggggcgggggtgctgagGGGGATCCGGACAAGCTGGCCAAACGGCCTGGTGAGGTAGGAGAGCGGGGCACAGGAAGCAAAGGTGGAGTGGTCCTGCGAGGAGGCCCCATGGAGCGTCTGCAGCGCAGAAACTCCAACCCGAACACGGAGAGTGTGTCTGCTCGCGCCGCTGCCTTCGAAAACCTGGCCCTGTCCAAGGAAAGGCCCCGATCCCTCTATATTCCCCCAGTCCACAAAGAGGTGGAGAGaacccagcccctgcagcccctcccaccactccccagcaACCGCCAAGTGTTCACAGTGAGTGCCAGCAGCGCCCAGAAAACCGGGGGTGTTGCTGGCAAGTTCCCACAAGGGCTTTCTCCAGATAGCCCTTCAGCAGCAAAAAGCATCAAGTCTCAGGGACTTCGGTCCCTCAAGATCTCTCCGGCCACCCGGGCACCTCTTGATGAGGTGACCAACAGGAAAAATGGCAGCACTTTGGAAAAGAGCAATAGTGACTGTGAGAATTATTTGACCATCCCAATTAAAGGAAGCTCTGCAGCTGGGGAACTTCCAGGCAGGCctagggctgggagggaggggcccccagCCTCCTCAGCGGCCACTCTCTGCAGCTTGCCCCCACTGAGTGCCCGCAGTCAGGTCCCTAGTTGCCCCAAAGGCTCTCAGATCAGTGGAACCAGGCGGCCAGCTTGGCCTACCAAACCTGAAAACCCACGGGAGTCAGTAGCTGCCCCCAcagggccccagagcccccagcatCCCTCCACTGCCATTTACCACCAGCAGCCACTACCCTTCACCTTGCAGGGGTCACAGCCCCAGGTCCTTTGCTTCTCCCCACCTGGCATGCCTGCCCCAGCACCTGCAGGCCCAGCTCCTGTCCCCTCAGACCCCTTCCAGCAGCCACAGCCTCAGCAGACCCAGCGCAAGATGCTCCTGGATGTGACAACTGGCCAGTACTACCTGGTGGATACACCAGTGCAGCCTATGACCCGGAGACTGTTTGACCCTGAGACAGGGCAGTATGTGGATGTGCCCGTGACTGCCCAGCAGCAAGCTGTGGCTCCCAtgtccctccctgtgcctcccttGGCCCTGAGTCCTGGGGCCTATGGACCCACCTACATGATCTACCCTGGGTTTCTGCCCACAGTGCTGCCTACCAGTGCCTTGCAGCCCACGCCAGTTGCTCACACCCCAGGGAGCAGCGAGGTCTCCCAGATGGCTGCAGAATCCCCCAGCAAAGAGGCAGCAGCTAAGTTAACTGAGGCCCCATACTTCATGGCCTCTGGTCAGTCTCCTGCTTCCTCTTCAGCCCCGGCAGCCACATCCCAGCTGGTGGGGGCAAAGGGCTTTGCCCAGCTGCACGGCAAACCTGTCATCAGCATCACTTCTCAGCCTCTGGGGCCGAGGATCGTTGCTCCCCCCTCCTTTGACGGCACGACCATGAGCTTTGTGGTGGAGCACAGATGATGAGCAATTACCAGGAAGCAGGACAGAGCTGGGTGAGTGTGACTTTGATCATCAGATATAAATATTAAGAGCAATcctgtttctttgtgtgtgtgtgtttgaaatgtcAGATTTATAGCAGAGGAAGTTGTCTAGAAATGggcatttttgaaaaatagaacaaaaccccaTCCAAATTATTAAGGAGCTAATTTTCTTGCCaagcttccttctctccccattCCTCAGTCTCCATGGTCTTTCCCCTTTGACCTTTTCACATTGCCTGAGTGTTTTTCTCACCTGTTAGTAGGAGGGAAGTGAACCTTGCATCTGTCAGGTTAGACTTTGTTGAAAGTTCAcaggggagagaaacaaaaaCCCAGGCCGTACTTTGTGGACTGAGCTTCTATTCCTGGCAGCCCTGGTGACAGAAGGGAGAACATCCTGCAAAATCACTGGGAACACTGTTAATCGGCCAACTCCTCAGAAGTAAGGAGGGTCAAAGACTGACATTTTCTTGTTAGAGGGTTTTCTGAATTTCCAGAAgaattttttccctctctcataTCTTCCTCTTGAAGTTTCTTATACaagagaatgttttttttaagctctcatttttctgttttcagacaATCAGAACATTTTTTGTTAGATGAGTCCCAGGTCTTTAAGgtatgttacacacacacacacacacacacacacacacacacagagccgaCCTCTATGAGAGGGGGGATTACTGAGTGATGTGGCTCCTTGCAGGGGCTGCTGTGTTGGACCAGTCATTCAGACTGAACCCACTCTCTCAGCTGCCAGTCCCTACAAGGTGTTCATTTTCATATCTGCACATCCTCCCTTCAGAAAAGAAGCAACTGCTACTTGCTCCCCTCTAAAGGAAATTAGATAAAGTAGATTCCTAACACCTGAATTAATCCAAATTCGTAGACAGGAATTCTTGCCGTAAATATGGTCCATGAAACCTGATAGGAAAAGTGAGCCCGAGTTAGGGCACTTCaggtcacacacacacttggGAAAGATCGGGGAACACTTCAGATGCGAACACAAAGATAGCACCACTATGGGGGCAAATTGCCCCTCATTCTCCTGTTCTCTTCAGGTTAGAAAAGGTTGACCTTATAAACATTTCTTGGACTTTCACTTCTTGGTAAGGTTATACCAAACCaagagaggagatggagaagagagaaacccTTTCTATGCTAAGGAAATAAGCCATTTCTCTGAACTGAAAAAGAACAGAGGAACAATGTTTCACTGGCCAATGAAAGAGCCTTAAATTAGGAAGTAGGATCATTAGATTACAGTCAAAGTGTCTTCCCACCAGCTGTGTGTTCTTGTGCTGCAAACTCTAGCACTCATGACACTCATGTGTCACTAATATCTACTCAAAATGCATCTGAGTGTCAGATGATATAACAGTGCACTGCAGATTTAAAACCCTTTTCAAATTAAGgtgttattacatttattggtgtACATGACATTAGGCCACTGTTCAAAAATCCTTGGGTCTTTCTcaaagaattcaggtaaaagcgcAAGACTCATTTTACTTGCAACCTAGAAATAGATAATTAGAAATTTTTCACTCCAAGGGTTTGTAACAGGTACTATATGATgatcacaaaaaaattaaagataaatactGCATTTTTTGTCTGttgtaaaaagtaaagaaaaaattcagtaCACATGTGGAAGGGACTCAAGATTAGAGAAGAGTCTTGCAGAAGGAAAATGGTAGCCTCTAGACAAGTGCACTTAAATCTTCTGGACAGGCAGTACTAGGTTTACCTAAGGCTACTTTGGAGCAGCTAATGCTGCAAGGCCTTTGTGTGACTGCAGAGGcacagaaaggagaggaagggaggacagggcagagagaggaaccAGGCACACAGGCTCCTGTAGTGTCTCCTCTGTGCCTGCCTTTGGCCATTCTCCTGGCTGCTGAGTCTGAAGTGGTTAGGCTTGGATTGGCTTCCATCAGACACAAATACAAATCACAGTTTTTAGTATTCAAGATTTGAACAATGattttcttggaagtctatttctttttgaaagcAAAACCTTTATTTTAGTCCATAGCCCTGAAGACAGACAGAAATCAAAAGCTGGCTTCGCCATTTAAGAAGACTAGTGAGGAACTAACAATTAGCTTTTTGTACACaggcaaaaaaaatctcattattaAAACTCAGATAACTAACAAAAATTCTTCACAATTCACCTTCCTTGTAGTCCTATGCTATTTCCCAAAGAAAAGTCAGACACATAAACAAGTGTGTAGTTCTTTTCCtggtgtgaaaaaaaaaaattaaatgctgttCAGATGTATCAAAATTTACATTATACTCACTCATTCATCAGCTGATACTCATATGAATGGTCCTTGTGAGAAGCCTTGGCCGCTGGTTTCAGTTCAAAATTTCCTTTGAAAACTAGCCTTATCCCAGAGATGGGGATAACGTTTCCTTGAGGTGGGGTCTGGTTTTATGTGCCCCTTTCAATCAAGTTATTTAAGTGATTTGATCCAATGACAATATtttgcagaggagaaaactgggacTTAGAAAGAAATGGTTTTGCTCAAATTTCCAGAGAGTGAGAGAGCCAGGACCTGTGGAGGTGGCTTTTAGCCCCCGGGCCATTCAATGTTCCCCATGGGCCACTTTGTGTTTGTTCATTGGTAGGTGGCATGGAGCAAGGGAAGGGTAGCTGAGAGTGCTTTGAGATCTGAACTGGCAGCCAGGACACCTGAGATCTACTCTCTGCCTCTCCAGACATTTGAAAAATGAGTGTTTGAATGAAATGCACCACAGGGGTGTGGAAGCATCAGCCAGCAGCCTACACTCCAGCTGGAGGAGACACACCAAACACACAGAAATGCAAAACTAGTGTTCAAGTCCTGTCTTCACCTTTAAGGTTCCTTCCAgctcaaataataaatatttcatcttCTATTTTTAGCTGGGCATTTGTAACAGGGAGCTTTGCTTTCTGCCCCTGTATATATTTGAGCATAACCAGctgctgtttttttctaattattctgTTATGAGTTTCCCTTTAGTTTTGCTTTTATA from Phyllostomus discolor isolate MPI-MPIP mPhyDis1 chromosome 1, mPhyDis1.pri.v3, whole genome shotgun sequence encodes:
- the C1H4orf54 gene encoding LOW QUALITY PROTEIN: uncharacterized protein C4orf54 homolog (The sequence of the model RefSeq protein was modified relative to this genomic sequence to represent the inferred CDS: deleted 1 base in 1 codon); its protein translation is PTLAPSRKETRLHKKQHILSFHFRESQGRPTDVAPSMANGIWTPSCQWCQANNWTGQLSYRKVATVSARAAAPNPQTTSATPSRSLPTSLRLAQAPPQGLKNWEVVIAQKVVSTALGTVQAHRTLLRATLQPLQHKGGTHDSPSTHHCLFLSLIPRQGLRMEATTPELNLQARLKEVGDGLSTAQDSQELKQQLQPLPKSPASSQQEAKYVEMCTSAGVQRESPQTMKRTLECSPGDQRASRNPKEEAQDEPRSQESKAPTPQKNPASSELTGSQICSTEEGSTVSSSSSSSSSPVGKAEGGLSKLDGPTISTGALTTSSSSLGFESDSGESAVTCQPRGGEGGKATGGGGGEDGTECRDIIAKSQGSRGPPKTEQAHYITTHEIQLSEVEQDMDFDVGLASRWDFEDNNVIYSFVDYASFGGSDETPGDITTPTEEEDNSCYLSTTPSTNATRTPSPSSSDPPRPSAGSSGRDTSSTEVGSDPTDSGPTPPPTGPGTATRPEPLPEPPEAASGAAAAASSCGSAASQILLSIKPTSRAINEPSNVRAKQNIIYAAKHESDMSLRVSTAAEHNSSSLKQDPAAAVAQDHAKKFIAVPARLQTRCGAIRAKELVDYSSGASSAVSELDDADKEVRNLTSRAFRSLAYPYFEALNISSRESSTLSEVGFGRWSTFLDLKCGGVGARVEQSLLRSSAAAVAASLRKDGGARTAADQLYIHSRKSQTKALEFVVSKVEGEIKHVETPLCFQKQVQTGSRVVTLLEPLNLRSESKASSTTGPCRATRGSSKGPGSVCTDDGSETSESSKPATRAEGSQKKSKFASSLLKNVISKKMQREQEFKMERGEVTDTSHNLSSTSKEPEGAPASAGEKQRERGLQRQGSRHSEAGSEYTVLSVSDAGAEGSVVGSKSPVFKASAPRESNAGSGRTFPDGHTEEVCEIKKSASETVKGIFLRSQNSAFRSWKEKEAEKREEKAPIGKLQLPKESDWRADLGEISASKSTIMSRLFVPNIQQTPKDKQPEKQATKYPAAQATSTAVIKAKAPEIKIRLGSVQQPSSDFNIAKLLTPKLTSGSSSNLLKTIEDNTRVQQKLFRGDNMEKAPQFQVRDVRDKSKAQAPLHQVRDVRKLIKGSGDSSDKGSVTPEQGLTGPKPRQLAAAAGGSRSLSPMVITCQAVLNQREDSMDRDLRESMGKGGSSNSLNASSPEGTVLVHRASGRLPVATIAPNKPEQGSYLPVLKIVSKASAQKTPEKAKDEEEGPDPKPSRNALEKLTAAVRSMEELYSFNRNEWKRKSDPLPVMTDSHVLSLIASEEREGGGGAEGDPDKLAKRPGEVGERGTGSKGGVVLRGGPMERLQRRNSNPNTESVSARAAAFENLALSKERPRSLYIPPVHKEVERTQPLQPLPPLPSNRQVFTVSASSAQKTGGVAGKFPQGLSPDSPSAAKSIKSQGLRSLKISPATRAPLDEVTNRKNGSTLEKSNSDCENYLTIPIKGSSAAGELPGRPRAGREGPPASSAATLCSLPPLSARSQVPSCPKGSQISGTRRPAWPTKPENPRESVAAPTGPQSPQHPSTAIYHQQPLPFTLQGSQPQVLCFSPPGMPAPAPAGPAPVPSDPFQQPQPQQTQRKMLLDVTTGQYYLVDTPVQPMTRRLFDPETGQYVDVPVTAQQQAVAPMSLPVPPLALSPGAYGPTYMIYPGFLPTVLPTSALQPTPVAHTPGSSEVSQMAAESPSKEAAAKLTEAPYFMASGQSPASSSAPAATSQLVGAKGFAQLHGKPVISITSQPLGPRIVAPPSFDGTTMSFVVEHR